From the genome of Acidihalobacter aeolianus:
ATTACAGATGATGTAGGGAATCGTTTGATAGAGTTGGAGCGATCAATGAGTGAATGGCTCGGTGTTTCTGAGATGCAGGACATGTTAATAGATCAGGAGCATTTTGATATCCGCCGTCCAAGCAAGGAAATCGGGTTATCACAAAGAGTAGAGCGGCTTGAGCGGCTCTTCTCAAAGATAAGAAACCAGGCCAGCGCAAGTAAAAGTATCACGAAGAAGTCGCATAACTGATGATTGAAGTCAATTTTTGAAAATCACTAGCACGTGATCACATGACTAAAACACCCAATAAGTATAACAAGTCTATTGATGCCACCCTTGTAAACGCCATGAGTGTGGATGTGGAAGACTACTTCCAGGTATCAGCCTTCGAGGGAATCGTAAATAGGGATGACTGGGGCGACATTAGCCTGCGTGTAGAAACCAATATCGATCGGATACTTGATATATTTGAAACCCGAGATGTGCGAGCGACTTTTTTTACTTTGGGATGGATTGCCGAACGTGCTCCCCAGATGGTTCGTCGAATTGTCGATGCCGGCCATGAAATTGCCAGCCATGGAATGGAGCACCATCGAGTTACCACTTTTGACGCAACTGCTTTTCAGGCTGATGTCAGTCGTTCCAAGGCAATACTTGAAGATATAGCAGGCAAGGCGGTATTAGGCTATCGTGCTCCAAGTTATTCCATAGGTAGGGATAATCTTTGGGCATTGGATGTTTTGGCAGATGTGGGTTTTATTTACAGTTCTAGTATTTACCCGATAGCTCATGATCACTATGGTATGCCTGAGGCGCCTCGATTCGCTTTTAACCCCCGACAGCATGGGGTTTTAGAAATACCTGTGTCCACGTTTCGCTGGTCTGGTCGTAGTTTTCCTTGTGGTGGAGGTGGCTACTTCAGATTTTTCCCATATGCATTGAGTCGCTGGGCGATACAGCGAGTGAACCGCCAAGATCGTCAATCTACTGTTTTCTACTTCCATCCTTGGGAAATCGATCCAGATCAACCTCGAATATCAGGCATCAGTGCAAAGACTCGTTTTCGTCATTACATAAATCTGAATAGGACTGAAAGTCGCCTGCATAGGCTCTTGAGCGATTTTCATTGGGACCGCATGGATCGCGTTTTCGCTTCAGAGATCAAGAATCCTCACATGGAGGTGCCCGCAGATGCAGGTGCATGAATTAGAGGAAAGCGATATCACCCGCTGGGATGCTTTTGTGGATCATCATTCTGATGCCACATTCTTTCATAAGGCTGGATGGCGAGAAGTCATCGAAAAAGCATTTGGTCACCGTTGTTACTACCTGATGGCGGAAGACGGGAATGAGGTCGTCGGTATATTGCCTTTGGCTCGTGTGCACAGCAGATTGTTTCATGATGCATTGATATCCACGCCTTTTTGTGTGTATGGCGGCCCGGTTGCGCGAGATGACTCCGTGTTGGACGCATTGCTTGATGCAAGTGGTAATCTTGCCCGCAAATTAGGTGTCCAGTATGTGGAATTGCGCCAACTCAGGTCATCGCGTCCCGAATGGCCGAATAAATCCTTATATGTGACATTTCGTCGTGAACTGTCTGAGGATCATGATGCCAACATGAAGGCCATACCACGCAAACAACGCGCGGTTATCCGCAAGGGGATTGAAGCAGGGCTGGATGTCCGTGTCGACACAGATGGAATCGACTTCTATCGAGCATATTCAGAAAGTGTACGCAATCTGGGAACCCCCGTTTTTTCTCGAAGATATGTTCGTACACTGTTGCAGGTATTCAGGACCGAAACTGAAATCCTAACTGTACGTCATGGCGATATACCTGTGAGTTCGGTCCTGAGTTTTTATTTTCGTGACCAGGTTTTGCCATATTATGGTGGCGGGACAATGGCGGCGCGCGATCTGAAGGCTTATGACCTGATGTATTGGGAACTGATGCGTCGTGCTGCCGATCGAGGAGTCCGGCTATTCGATTTCGGCCGCAGCAAGCGGGATACTGGTTCGTATAGTTATAAGGTTCACTGGGGATTTGAACCTGAACCGCTTCATTATGAATATGATCTGGTCAAGGCTGATGACATACCTGATGTTAGCCCTGTCAATCCCAAATATGAACGGTTCATTCGTCTATGGCGGCGGCTGCCATTGCCTGTCAGCCAACTATTGGGCCCACCGCTTGCGCGGAGCCTCGGGTAGTGCGCGAGATTCTTTTTTTAGCTCACCGCATTCCATATCCGCCCGACAAGGGTGACAAGATACGCTCTTACAACATCCTGAAGGGACTGGCACAGCAGTACCGAGTGCATCTAGGGGCATTCATTGATGACCCGGACGACATGAAGCATGGCGACCATCTCCGGAGTTTATGCGCGAGTGTCTATCTACCCAGACTACTTCCTCTTGTCGGACAAATACGAGGTCTACCCTCCACCGTAGCAGGGGCGCCTTTATCCGTTGCCCGCTATCGACATACCCGTTTTTCAAACTGGGTGACTACAACGATGAATACTCACCCGATCAACGCGGTATACGCTTTCTCGGCTGCTATAGGCACATATGCGCTTTTGCCTGCTCCATATCCTATGCGTCGCATAATGGATTTTGTAGATGTCGATTCAGAAAAATGGCGCCAATATGCAACATCGAGCCGTTTTCCGATGAACATGATTTATCGCAGGGAGTACAAAACCCTCGCGCACGTAGAACGACAGTTAGCCGAGGCTTTCGATACCTCGATATTCGTTACGGAAGAGGAGGCTGCACTGTTTCGTAACGCAAACCCGAATCTCTCGCAACGTGTATGCGCCATAGGCAACGGTATTGACCTGAATTACTTTGATGCATCTGTTCCCCAGCCGAATCCATATCCGGACGAGGATCCTCGAATCGTGTTCACAGGTGCCATGGACTATCAGGCAAACATCGATGGAGTTGTCTGGTTTTGTCAAAATGTATGGCCGCTCATCAGAGCAGTGGTTTCACGCGCACAATTTTATATTGTGGGTCAGCGCCCATCTCCTGCGGTCAAGAGACTTGAGCTTATACCTGGAGTCGTCGTGACTGGACGAGTGCCTGATGTTAGGCCATACCTGGCACACGCAAATGTCGTATGTGCACCCTTGCGAGTCGGCCGGGGTATTCAGAACAAGGTACTTGAGGCTTTGGCCATGGGGCGCCCCGTAGTGGGTACGGGATCCGCCTGGGAAGGTCTGGGACGCTGCGAAGCCTACTTGGGGGAACGTGTGGATGAACCTGAAGCGTTTGCCAAAGCTGTACTGCAACGTTTGTCTGGACCGCATGAAGATGTTTCCCTTCGCCGAAACTGGCTCATCACACGTTTTAGTTGGGACCATTCTGTTAATGAACTGATCAAATTATTGACCGTTCCACAAGACATTCAGGATGCGAATGCAACACCCAAATTCAGTAGGGGATTGTCTGGATGAGCGCGATGACTGGCTTCAAGAGGCACCGTCAGATAACCCATGGATTCTTTCTGGCATTTCTGCTGCTTTACATCCTTCTTTTTAGCACCTCTCTTTATCGTCTGGCCTGGGTATGGGCCCATGATGGTACTTTTCAATATGGATATTTGATACTGCCGATAAGCGCATTTCTAGTCTGGTCGCGTCGGAAGAATCTGGAGATGGTCGCCTTTAGTCCTAGCCTGCTGGGACTGTTCGCTTTGGTGTCTAGCAGTCTCCTGTGGGGCATAGGCGAATTGGTTGGTGTGCAGTTATTGGAGCAGTTTGCGATTATCGCAATGCTTCCTTCTGGGGTCCTTGCAATTTACGGAACTGCTGCATCAAGGGCGTTACTGTTCCCCTTGGCTTATCTTTTTTTCGCGTTTCCCTGGCCTGCTGGACGAGTGACGGTGTTCCTACAGCATGTCACCGCGGAAATCAGCGTTCATGTGTTGCAGGCAACGGGATTTGTGACCTATTTGCATGGTGTTTTGATTGAGACACCGATCGCGACGTGGCATGTGGCGGACGCCTGTAGCGGCGTCAAGTTCTTTATTGCTTCCCTGGCATTGTCCGCCTTGTACACGAATCTTTTTTATAGATCATGGAAGCGTCGCGCTATTTTCATGGTCATGGCCTTTATCGTACCTATTATCGCCAATGGGTTGCGTGTGTATTTCACGGTGGTCATTGGCGAGGTTTTTGGTGTCAAATACGCAACTGGGACAGATCACCTCATATTTGGATGGCAATTCTTCGGTACGGTGCTGTTCCTGTTTTTTTTGGCGGGTTGGCCATTCAGGCAGGATCAGCCAGACATCCATGTACCCAATATATCTCTCATGTCGAGGCAGCTACAGCCACAGCGTCTGCTGATAGGGTTGTTCGCGGGTATTTTATGTCTCGTATCTGGCCCTGTCTTTGTGCGGGCCGTGGAGGTGCATACACCCGTACTTTCTTTTCATGGTGATATGCCTAAGCAGCATTATGGAGAATGGCAATTGCTGATGGATGGAGCAAACCCATTGGGTGCGCATTACTATAAGCCAGATATAAATATAATGGCCACTTATATCGATGGTATGGCGCATGTCAATCTCGTGGATGTGGCCTATCGCGGTCGTCCTCAGCATGGACGCAAGCTCTTTATGCTGGGTAATCAGTGGTATTCACCGGATCAGTGGCAAACGATAAAGGCTGGGGAACAGGTGCTGACCATGCCTGATTTCAGCAAGGTTCGTATGCAGGTTCTCTCCGGTGACGGAATGCGCATGCTGGTTTGGTATTGGTATGAAGTGAATCATCGGACCGCAACTAACGTACTCGGTGTCAAATGGCATCAACTGCTTGCCCAATCGATGATGATGCCGTTGAATACCCGCATTGTCGTTGTTTCCACACCATTGTCTGGCTCCCAGGACAGGCAACAGGCTGAGGCAGTGCTCGCGCGGTTTGTCCGCGCATTCAGGATGCACGAGGCTGCAAAGCTTCAGCTTGGTACCCTTGCAGAAGGCGTGGGCTGATGCATCTGTCCACGACCTCGGCGTCACTTGGGCGCCCCTTGGTTGCACACATTATCCGTCGACTCGATTACGGTGGCATGGAATCCGTGCTGGTCGATTTGATCAATGGTCTTGAGGTCTCGAGCACCTATCGCCATGTCGTGATTTGTCTGGCGGGTTACACGGATTTTCGTTATCGGATTCAATCTCCGGAGGTTGAGGTCTTTGATCTGGGCAAGCGCGAGGGCAAGGACCTGGCCAGCTATTGGCGCTTGTGGCAGCTGCTGCGCAAATTACGTCCCAGTATCGTCAATACCTATAACATCGCGGCACTGGATACCGCGCCGATCGCACGCCTGGCAGGTTGCCGAGTGGTTCATGCCGAGCATGGATGGACTTCCGGCCGCAGCGCAGTTCCCCATAAATACATACTCCTGCGACGCTGGATGCGGCCGTTTGTAGACCGATTCATTGTGGTGTCGGATGATCTCGCGGACTGGTTGCGCGATGACGTTGGAATGCCGGCCAATAAGGTGTTGTGTATCCATAATGGTGTGAATCCAGGCACATTCGACAGGGCATTCGCGGACAGGGAGCGATCCCGACATCAGTTAGACATGCCACGCCGCGCTTTCGTAGTAGGTACGGTCGCTAGACTGGACCCGGTCAAGGCGCAAACACAATTGGTGCATGCCATCGCAAAGATGAGCGTTTCGGGTGCTCCTGTTGACGCACACCTTTATATCGTCGGCGAAGGCAGCGAGCGGCAGCGGCTGGAAAATACCGCTTCGGAATTGGGCGTCGCCGATCGGGTGCATCTTGCCGGTGCGCGTGACGATGTTCCGGAATGGCTGGCCGCTTTTGACGTCTTTGCCCTGCCATCGACCAACGAAGGGATATCCATCGCCGTGCTGGAGGCCATGGCCGCGGGGCTGCCCGTGGTCGCTACGCGGGTTGGAGGTAACCCGGAGGTGGTGATCGATGAGCAGACCGGTTATCTCGTTCCGGTTGGAGACGTCGATGCTCTGACCAAGGCGCTGGATCGGTATCGCGCAGATCCGGCGCTCGCCAAGGCGCATGGATCGGCAGGGCAGGCGCGCATGCGTCAGGAATTTTCCCTGGATGCCATGATCGCCCGTTATCGAGCGTTATATGATGCCCTGATTGGAATCCATCCGGGACTGAAAGCGAGGGGGGCGGCTTGATATGTGTGGTATCGCCGGACTGATCTGTGGGGAGCAGGACAAGACGCCCGAGCGCCGGTTTCTGGAGGCCATGGGTAATGCCATCGCCCATCGCGGACCCGATCAATCGGGTGAATACGTTGCGCCCGGAATCGGCATTGCCCATCGCAGGCTGTCGATCATCGACCTGACGCATGGTCGCCAGCCGATGATCGGCGGAGATGGACGATGGGTCCTGACCTACAACGGCGAGATCTACAACTTCCAGGAACTGATGACCGAATTGCAGGATATCGGTTACGCCTTTGATGGGCATTCCGATACCGAGGTCCTACTGCAGGCTTGGCGTGCCTGGGGCAGGGCGTGTCTGTCCCGTTTCATCGGCATGTTTGCCTTCGGCCTGTGGGACGGCGAAGCCAGAGAGCTGCATCTCGTTCGGGACCGACTGGGGGTCAAGCCGCTGTACTACGGCCTCACTCGCGAGGGTGATTTCGTGTTCGGCTCGGAGCTCAAGGCCCTGCTCGTCCATGCCGGGCTGGAGCGCACACTCGATCCGATGGCCGTCGAGGAATATCTCGCGCTGGGTTATGTGCCGGATCCCCGCTCCATCCTTACGCAAGTGCGGTCGTTACCGCCCGGGCACACCTTGACTTATCGTGCCGGCGAAGGCCTTCCGGAGCCACAGCCATACTGGGACGTCGACCTGTCCATCAGCCTACAGGGCTCGGAGGATGAGCATGCGCAGGCTTTGCGCGAGCGGATTGCCGATGCAGTCCGCCTGCGGCTGGTTGCCGACGTGCCGCTGGGTGCATTCCTCTCCGGCGGTGTCGACTCAAGCACCGTCGTTGCCCTGATGTCCGGGGAGATGTCCGATCCGGTACAGACCTGCGCCATCGGTTTCGACGATCCTGCGTTCGACGAGACCCCGTATTCTCGCCAGGTGGCCAACCATTTCGGCACCGACCACGACGAGCGGATCGTGCAGGCCGAAGGGCATGAAATGTTTGCGCGTCTGGCCCAGGTCTACGACGCGCCGTTTGCCGACAGCTCCGCCTTGCCGACGCTGGCCGTCTGCGAGCTTGCGCGCCAAAGCGTCAAGGTGGCCCTGTCGGGCGATGGCGGCGACGAGGTCTTTAGCGGTTATCGGCGTTATCGCTGGCATCTGCGTGAGAGTCGCGCGCGCGAACTGGTGCCCGAGGGCCTGCGCAAGCCCGTCTTCGGAATGCTCGGCCGCTGGTACCCCAAGGCCGACTGGGCACCCCAGGTCCTGCGTGCAAAAACCACCTTCCAGGCCCTTGCCAGAGATACCGTCGAGGCCTATTTCCATACCATGTCCTCGGTGCCGGCGAGCATCCGCCAGCGCCTCTACAGCAAGGCATTCGCCAGCGACCTTCAGGGGTATTCCGCGCTGGAGGTATTCCGCACGCACGCACGCCGCGCACAAACCGACGACCCGCTGCGCATTGCCCAGTATCTCGATCTCAAGACCTGGCTGCCGGGCGACATCCTCACCAAGGTAGACCGCGCGAGCATGGCCCATGCGCTGGAGGTCCGGGTGCCCCTGTTGGATCACCGCGTCGTGGAGTGGGGGCTCTCGTTGCCGACCGAGGAGAAGATCCAGCGGGATGAAGGCAAATACCTGCTCAAGCGTGCCATGGAGCGGGATCTGCCTCACGACATCATCTACCGACGCAAACAGGGTTTCTCCATCCCTCTCAAACAGTGGTTCCGTGGCCCGTTGGCCGCCCCCTTCGAACGTCTGCTGGAGCGCTCGGCGCTGGCCGATTCCGGGCTTTTTTCCATGGAAGCACTCGCGGGTCTGTGGCGCGAGCACAAGAGCGGGTTGAGCGACCACGGCGTCGTCCTGTGGAGTCTGCTGATGCTCAATGGTTCGCTGGAACATCTGATGAATGTACCGACGGCAGGTCTCCCATCGGCATCGAATCCAGTGCGCAGCACGGCATGAATATCGTCGCTTGGCAGGGTGTCCGGGGCGGGCGGGGCTGAAACGGTGATGGATGCCACCCGCAAGCTCAGTATCCTGAGCTTTTCGAGCCTGTATCCGAACGCCGAGCAACCACGGCACGGCGTATTCGTCGAAGAGCGCCTGCGCCATCTGCTGGCGACAGGCGAAATCGGTATCACCGTGGTGGCACCCGTGCCTTGGTTTCCATCGCGCAATCCGCGATTCGGACATTACGCCCGATTGGCCGCCGTTCCGGGCGAGGAAGTACGGCATGGGTTGCGTGTCCTCCACCCTCGATATCCCGTCGTGCCCAAGGTGGGCATGACCATCGCCCCCGGATTGATGGCTGCCGCTATGCTGCCCGTATTGCGGAGGATGCTCGCAAGCGGGGAGCACTTCGATCTCATCGATGCGCATTACTTTTATCCCGATGGCGTTGCCGCTGTCTGGCTGGGCGAACGCCTCGGGAAGCCGGTCGTCGTCACCTCGCGCGGCACTGACGTCAACTGGATCCCGCGTTACCGCGGGCCGCGCGCGCAGCTGCGTTGGGCCGCAGCCCGAGCCAGTGGCCTGATCTCCGTTTCCCAGGCATTGGGTGAGCACCTGGTTCAACTCGGCGTGTCTCGCGAGCGGATCACCGTGTTGCGCAATGGGGTGGATCTACAGGCATTCCAGCCCGTCCCCGCAGCCGCCGAGACGACCCGCCAGGAGCTGCATCTGCCGGCCAATGTCCCGCTACTGCTTTCCGTCGGCAGCCTGATCGAGCGCAAGGGCCACCACACCACACTCGAAGCCCTGACGCGCCTGCCCGATGCGGTGCTTGTCGTGGCCGGGGAAGGGCCGTTGAAACCGGTTCTGCATCGACAGATGGAGGATTTGGGACTTGCCCCGCGTGTCCGCTTCCTCGGCCCGATCCCGCACAAGGACCTGCCGCGCTACTACAGCGCCGCGGATGTTTCCGTGCTGGCATCGAGCCGCGAGGGCATGCCGAATGTCGTCCTGGAAGCCCTGGCCTGCGGCACTCCCGTCGTGGCTTGCGATGCCGAAGGCGTCAGCGAAGTGCTTGCGGATCCGGTTTCCGGGCGTGTGGTGCCGGCCCGGGAGCCCGAGGCGTTGGCCCGGTGTGTCGAATCGGTGTTGTCCCACCCTCCGGGCCGCGAGCGCGTCAGGGAATATGCGCAACGCTTCAGCTGGGACGAAACCAGTGCCGGACAGCTGAAGCTGTTCCGCGAAATCAGCCGTGAAAGGGAGTGCACGGAAGCATGAAAGTGCTATACCACCACCGCATCGGTTCCAAGGACGGCCAGTATGTCCACATCGCCGAAATGATTCATGCCCTGGAGCAGGAGGGCGCGGAGGTGGTGATGGTCGGCCCCAGGGCCGTCGACCAGCAGTCGTTCGGCGGCGAGTCGGGGTGGGTTTCCATGCTGAAACGCCGCCTGCCGCAGGCGCTTTACGAGCTGCTGGAACTCGGTTACAGCGTCCTCGACTATCTCAAGCTTCGTCGGGCGATTCGCGAGCATGCCCCGGATGTGATTTACGAGCGCTACAACCTGTATTTCGTTTCCGGCGTGTGGGCGCATCGGCGGTTCGGGCTCCCCCTGTTGCTGGAAGTGAACGCGCCGCTGCTCGATGAACGAAGTCGTTACAGTGGGATTGCCTTGCCGAGCCTGGCTCGCTGGAGCGAACGTCGTGCCTGGCGTGGCGCAGACCGCGTCTATGCCGTTACCCGCGTGCTTGCGCGGCGCA
Proteins encoded in this window:
- a CDS encoding XrtA system polysaccharide deacetylase translates to MTKTPNKYNKSIDATLVNAMSVDVEDYFQVSAFEGIVNRDDWGDISLRVETNIDRILDIFETRDVRATFFTLGWIAERAPQMVRRIVDAGHEIASHGMEHHRVTTFDATAFQADVSRSKAILEDIAGKAVLGYRAPSYSIGRDNLWALDVLADVGFIYSSSIYPIAHDHYGMPEAPRFAFNPRQHGVLEIPVSTFRWSGRSFPCGGGGYFRFFPYALSRWAIQRVNRQDRQSTVFYFHPWEIDPDQPRISGISAKTRFRHYINLNRTESRLHRLLSDFHWDRMDRVFASEIKNPHMEVPADAGA
- a CDS encoding FemAB family XrtA/PEP-CTERM system-associated protein; translated protein: MQVHELEESDITRWDAFVDHHSDATFFHKAGWREVIEKAFGHRCYYLMAEDGNEVVGILPLARVHSRLFHDALISTPFCVYGGPVARDDSVLDALLDASGNLARKLGVQYVELRQLRSSRPEWPNKSLYVTFRRELSEDHDANMKAIPRKQRAVIRKGIEAGLDVRVDTDGIDFYRAYSESVRNLGTPVFSRRYVRTLLQVFRTETEILTVRHGDIPVSSVLSFYFRDQVLPYYGGGTMAARDLKAYDLMYWELMRRAADRGVRLFDFGRSKRDTGSYSYKVHWGFEPEPLHYEYDLVKADDIPDVSPVNPKYERFIRLWRRLPLPVSQLLGPPLARSLG
- a CDS encoding TIGR03087 family PEP-CTERM/XrtA system glycosyltransferase, coding for MREILFLAHRIPYPPDKGDKIRSYNILKGLAQQYRVHLGAFIDDPDDMKHGDHLRSLCASVYLPRLLPLVGQIRGLPSTVAGAPLSVARYRHTRFSNWVTTTMNTHPINAVYAFSAAIGTYALLPAPYPMRRIMDFVDVDSEKWRQYATSSRFPMNMIYRREYKTLAHVERQLAEAFDTSIFVTEEEAALFRNANPNLSQRVCAIGNGIDLNYFDASVPQPNPYPDEDPRIVFTGAMDYQANIDGVVWFCQNVWPLIRAVVSRAQFYIVGQRPSPAVKRLELIPGVVVTGRVPDVRPYLAHANVVCAPLRVGRGIQNKVLEALAMGRPVVGTGSAWEGLGRCEAYLGERVDEPEAFAKAVLQRLSGPHEDVSLRRNWLITRFSWDHSVNELIKLLTVPQDIQDANATPKFSRGLSG
- the xrtA gene encoding exosortase A, with translation MSAMTGFKRHRQITHGFFLAFLLLYILLFSTSLYRLAWVWAHDGTFQYGYLILPISAFLVWSRRKNLEMVAFSPSLLGLFALVSSSLLWGIGELVGVQLLEQFAIIAMLPSGVLAIYGTAASRALLFPLAYLFFAFPWPAGRVTVFLQHVTAEISVHVLQATGFVTYLHGVLIETPIATWHVADACSGVKFFIASLALSALYTNLFYRSWKRRAIFMVMAFIVPIIANGLRVYFTVVIGEVFGVKYATGTDHLIFGWQFFGTVLFLFFLAGWPFRQDQPDIHVPNISLMSRQLQPQRLLIGLFAGILCLVSGPVFVRAVEVHTPVLSFHGDMPKQHYGEWQLLMDGANPLGAHYYKPDINIMATYIDGMAHVNLVDVAYRGRPQHGRKLFMLGNQWYSPDQWQTIKAGEQVLTMPDFSKVRMQVLSGDGMRMLVWYWYEVNHRTATNVLGVKWHQLLAQSMMMPLNTRIVVVSTPLSGSQDRQQAEAVLARFVRAFRMHEAAKLQLGTLAEGVG
- a CDS encoding TIGR03088 family PEP-CTERM/XrtA system glycosyltransferase produces the protein MHLSTTSASLGRPLVAHIIRRLDYGGMESVLVDLINGLEVSSTYRHVVICLAGYTDFRYRIQSPEVEVFDLGKREGKDLASYWRLWQLLRKLRPSIVNTYNIAALDTAPIARLAGCRVVHAEHGWTSGRSAVPHKYILLRRWMRPFVDRFIVVSDDLADWLRDDVGMPANKVLCIHNGVNPGTFDRAFADRERSRHQLDMPRRAFVVGTVARLDPVKAQTQLVHAIAKMSVSGAPVDAHLYIVGEGSERQRLENTASELGVADRVHLAGARDDVPEWLAAFDVFALPSTNEGISIAVLEAMAAGLPVVATRVGGNPEVVIDEQTGYLVPVGDVDALTKALDRYRADPALAKAHGSAGQARMRQEFSLDAMIARYRALYDALIGIHPGLKARGAA
- a CDS encoding XrtA/PEP-CTERM system amidotransferase → MCGIAGLICGEQDKTPERRFLEAMGNAIAHRGPDQSGEYVAPGIGIAHRRLSIIDLTHGRQPMIGGDGRWVLTYNGEIYNFQELMTELQDIGYAFDGHSDTEVLLQAWRAWGRACLSRFIGMFAFGLWDGEARELHLVRDRLGVKPLYYGLTREGDFVFGSELKALLVHAGLERTLDPMAVEEYLALGYVPDPRSILTQVRSLPPGHTLTYRAGEGLPEPQPYWDVDLSISLQGSEDEHAQALRERIADAVRLRLVADVPLGAFLSGGVDSSTVVALMSGEMSDPVQTCAIGFDDPAFDETPYSRQVANHFGTDHDERIVQAEGHEMFARLAQVYDAPFADSSALPTLAVCELARQSVKVALSGDGGDEVFSGYRRYRWHLRESRARELVPEGLRKPVFGMLGRWYPKADWAPQVLRAKTTFQALARDTVEAYFHTMSSVPASIRQRLYSKAFASDLQGYSALEVFRTHARRAQTDDPLRIAQYLDLKTWLPGDILTKVDRASMAHALEVRVPLLDHRVVEWGLSLPTEEKIQRDEGKYLLKRAMERDLPHDIIYRRKQGFSIPLKQWFRGPLAAPFERLLERSALADSGLFSMEALAGLWREHKSGLSDHGVVLWSLLMLNGSLEHLMNVPTAGLPSASNPVRSTA
- a CDS encoding glycosyltransferase family 4 protein, whose product is MDATRKLSILSFSSLYPNAEQPRHGVFVEERLRHLLATGEIGITVVAPVPWFPSRNPRFGHYARLAAVPGEEVRHGLRVLHPRYPVVPKVGMTIAPGLMAAAMLPVLRRMLASGEHFDLIDAHYFYPDGVAAVWLGERLGKPVVVTSRGTDVNWIPRYRGPRAQLRWAAARASGLISVSQALGEHLVQLGVSRERITVLRNGVDLQAFQPVPAAAETTRQELHLPANVPLLLSVGSLIERKGHHTTLEALTRLPDAVLVVAGEGPLKPVLHRQMEDLGLAPRVRFLGPIPHKDLPRYYSAADVSVLASSREGMPNVVLEALACGTPVVACDAEGVSEVLADPVSGRVVPAREPEALARCVESVLSHPPGRERVREYAQRFSWDETSAGQLKLFREISRERECTEA